One stretch of Holophagaceae bacterium DNA includes these proteins:
- a CDS encoding bifunctional homocysteine S-methyltransferase/methylenetetrahydrofolate reductase yields MTLSFRHALNSGHRFLFDGSVPTVLFEKGIFINRSFDEANLATPDLVRTVHEQFRGAGADVLTTNTWAANRVKLSGYGFAEKLAEINRVGAELARKALEQTGSSHGQGFVAGCIGPLGLRIEPWGPTSFEEARAFFAEQAKALQAGGVDLFVLESFADLNEIQQAILAIHEVSDLPIAAMMTPNDEGATLYGTEPEWYIQKLRDWGADLVGVNGGNGPAPILDLLKRFRAATDAPIILNPSAGLPRQVDGRLLYMASPEYLGEFARQALSLGAIAVGGCSGTTPAHTRAMRGAMRQAEAFDHGRPEVVQKDVAAPSTTLPFEQRSGFSAKLAKGEFVTTVELVPPKGTSADKLLEKARKAKALGADAINVPDGPRAMARMSALATALLIEQRVGLETVLHYACRDRNLLGMQSDLLGAAGLGLRNMLAVTGDPPKLGPYPQATAVFDIDSIGLVNMLSRLNSGQDLGGSSIGEPTAFSIGVGANPVAVDVEREQSRFRYKVEAGAEWAITQPIFDPESLFRFLEFAAPFKIPVIAGIWPLKSLRNAQFMANEVPGVFVPDAILARISRFDSAEDQLKVGLDIARELIAAVRPAVQGLQLSAPLGQIELLEGLLK; encoded by the coding sequence ATGACCCTCTCCTTCCGCCACGCCCTGAACAGCGGGCATCGCTTTCTTTTTGATGGTTCCGTGCCCACGGTGCTGTTCGAAAAAGGCATCTTCATCAACCGGTCCTTCGACGAAGCCAACCTCGCCACGCCGGATCTTGTGCGGACGGTCCACGAGCAGTTCCGCGGCGCCGGCGCCGATGTGCTCACCACCAACACCTGGGCCGCCAACCGGGTGAAACTCAGCGGCTACGGCTTCGCGGAGAAACTGGCGGAGATCAACCGCGTGGGCGCGGAGCTGGCCCGCAAGGCGTTGGAACAGACGGGCAGCAGCCACGGCCAAGGCTTCGTGGCGGGTTGTATCGGGCCCCTGGGCCTGCGCATCGAGCCCTGGGGGCCGACCTCCTTTGAAGAAGCCCGCGCTTTTTTCGCGGAGCAGGCGAAGGCCCTGCAGGCCGGCGGCGTGGACCTCTTCGTGCTGGAGTCCTTCGCGGACCTGAACGAGATCCAGCAGGCGATCCTCGCCATCCACGAAGTGTCTGATCTGCCCATCGCCGCCATGATGACGCCCAACGACGAGGGCGCCACGCTCTACGGCACCGAACCGGAGTGGTACATCCAGAAGCTGCGGGATTGGGGGGCGGACCTGGTGGGCGTGAACGGCGGCAACGGGCCGGCGCCCATCCTGGATCTGTTGAAGCGGTTCCGGGCCGCGACGGACGCGCCCATCATCCTGAATCCGTCCGCCGGCCTGCCGCGGCAGGTGGACGGCCGGCTGCTCTACATGGCGAGCCCGGAATACCTGGGCGAGTTCGCGCGGCAGGCGCTCTCGCTGGGCGCTATCGCCGTGGGCGGCTGCAGCGGCACCACCCCCGCCCATACCCGGGCCATGCGCGGCGCCATGCGGCAGGCCGAAGCCTTCGACCACGGGCGGCCGGAGGTGGTGCAGAAGGATGTGGCGGCTCCATCGACGACGCTTCCTTTCGAGCAGCGCAGCGGTTTCTCGGCCAAGCTCGCCAAGGGCGAATTCGTCACCACGGTGGAACTGGTCCCGCCCAAAGGCACCAGCGCGGACAAGCTGCTGGAGAAAGCCCGGAAAGCCAAGGCCCTGGGCGCCGATGCCATCAATGTCCCCGATGGCCCCCGGGCCATGGCCCGCATGAGCGCGCTGGCGACGGCGCTCCTGATCGAGCAGCGGGTGGGCCTGGAAACGGTGCTCCACTACGCCTGCCGGGACCGCAATCTCCTAGGGATGCAAAGCGACCTGCTGGGCGCGGCGGGGCTCGGCCTGCGGAATATGCTCGCGGTGACGGGCGATCCCCCGAAACTCGGCCCCTACCCCCAGGCTACGGCCGTGTTCGACATCGACTCCATCGGGCTGGTGAACATGCTGTCGCGCCTCAACAGCGGCCAGGACCTGGGCGGATCGAGCATCGGCGAGCCCACGGCCTTCAGCATCGGCGTGGGTGCCAATCCGGTGGCCGTCGATGTGGAGCGGGAGCAGAGCCGCTTCCGGTACAAGGTCGAGGCGGGCGCCGAATGGGCCATCACCCAGCCGATTTTCGATCCGGAATCCCTGTTCCGGTTCCTGGAATTCGCGGCGCCGTTCAAGATTCCGGTCATCGCCGGCATCTGGCCCCTGAAGAGCCTGCGCAATGCCCAGTTCATGGCCAACGAGGTGCCGGGCGTTTTCGTCCCGGATGCAATTCTTGCGCGCATCAGCCGCTTCGATTCCGCCGAGGACCAGTTGAAGGTGGGCCTGGATATCGCCCGGGAGCTCATCGCGGCCGTGCGCCCGGCGGTGCAGGGACTCCAGCTTTCCGCGCCCCTCGGCCAGATCGAACTGCTGGAAGGGCTCTTGAAATGA
- a CDS encoding alpha/beta fold hydrolase: MSTTLESDTLVLENGQPLTFHIAHRRIGTGPVKVLVLHALTGGPQPEGEKGWWDPLFHPGAPLDPAVCTVWAPNLLGSCYGSTGPDSVRDFPRITPRDQAAALARWLEAEHLTFDALVGGSLGGMVALELALLAPERFNTVAAIGCGGCSDAWIWGTHQIQRAILNSDLPDDQAIALARHAAMLTFRAPEGINSRFESKLQILDWLRHHGEVLAARFTRASYLALLSAMDAHDIGRGRGGLVPALKELRAPLHVLGLSGDQLFTAPRIQELADAAAAAGTLGSLKWIQSAHGHDAFLIEWDQVSAWLRDVLKGAA, translated from the coding sequence GTGAGCACGACGTTGGAGTCTGACACCCTGGTTCTGGAAAACGGCCAGCCCCTCACCTTCCATATCGCCCATCGCCGCATCGGCACCGGGCCCGTGAAGGTATTGGTGCTCCACGCCCTGACTGGCGGCCCGCAGCCCGAGGGGGAGAAGGGCTGGTGGGATCCGCTTTTCCATCCCGGCGCGCCACTGGATCCTGCGGTCTGCACGGTCTGGGCGCCTAATCTCCTCGGCTCCTGCTACGGCAGCACCGGGCCCGATAGCGTGCGCGATTTTCCGCGCATCACGCCCCGGGACCAGGCCGCGGCCCTGGCGCGCTGGCTCGAAGCGGAACACCTGACCTTTGATGCCTTGGTGGGCGGCAGTCTCGGGGGCATGGTGGCGCTGGAACTGGCGCTGCTGGCGCCGGAGCGATTCAATACCGTGGCGGCCATCGGCTGCGGCGGATGCAGCGATGCCTGGATCTGGGGCACCCATCAAATCCAACGGGCCATCCTTAACAGCGATCTTCCAGACGATCAGGCCATCGCCCTGGCGCGGCACGCCGCCATGCTCACCTTCCGCGCTCCTGAAGGCATCAATTCACGGTTCGAGTCCAAGCTCCAGATTCTAGATTGGCTGCGCCATCATGGCGAAGTCCTGGCAGCGCGCTTCACGCGGGCCAGCTACCTCGCGCTGCTATCCGCCATGGACGCCCACGACATCGGGCGCGGGCGCGGAGGCCTGGTGCCCGCGTTGAAAGAGCTGAGGGCGCCGCTGCATGTCCTGGGACTCAGCGGCGACCAGCTCTTCACGGCACCCCGGATCCAGGAACTGGCCGACGCGGCCGCAGCGGCCGGAACTTTGGGCAGTTTGAAATGGATCCAAAGCGCACATGGCCACGACGCCTTTCTCATCGAATGGGACCAGGTTTCCGCATGGCTCCGCGACGTGTTGAAAGGAGCCGCGTGA
- a CDS encoding formylglycine-generating enzyme family protein, producing MMAWTHFGALQMGLLLALLTACGSGGTPSQSTVPAPTIMAFNAMPSTIPAGNTSTLAYTFTNGTGAINPAIGSVTSGGSTPITPSGTITYTLTVTNTAGASVTATAKVTVDGGGTFTVQIPDASNPGHTVPMDFVLIPAGTFIMGSDNPLDTWGESFSKPTHTVTISQPFYLAKYECTQEQYRAVMNANPSHFQTVGGGSTVDDFTRPVEMVRWDDIRRPTTGFLAKLAAAVPGQIFRLPTEAEWEYACRAGTTTAYSFGEDNIPNVSYLTQYGWFQGISDSRTHPVGSKWPNPWGLYDMHGNVWEWNEDDRHLDYTGAPITGNPWIDVPVRGEYRMYRGGSWVEGRQASRSALRDFDSLFGRFYNRGFRLVCTVP from the coding sequence ATGATGGCCTGGACACATTTCGGAGCACTGCAAATGGGGCTGTTGCTTGCTTTGCTAACCGCCTGCGGGAGCGGCGGCACGCCATCACAATCAACCGTTCCTGCTCCAACCATTATGGCATTCAACGCCATGCCCTCGACCATCCCAGCAGGGAACACCTCAACGCTGGCTTACACCTTCACCAATGGCACTGGCGCCATCAACCCTGCTATCGGCAGCGTCACCAGCGGGGGCAGCACGCCAATTACGCCCAGTGGCACGATTACGTACACCTTGACTGTGACCAACACGGCTGGAGCCAGCGTCACGGCCACTGCCAAGGTAACGGTGGATGGTGGGGGCACCTTTACGGTCCAGATCCCCGATGCATCAAACCCTGGTCACACGGTCCCTATGGACTTCGTGTTGATTCCCGCTGGGACCTTCATCATGGGCTCCGACAATCCTCTGGACACTTGGGGCGAGTCCTTTTCCAAACCAACCCACACAGTAACGATCAGTCAGCCGTTCTATCTGGCGAAGTATGAATGCACGCAGGAACAGTACAGGGCGGTTATGAACGCGAATCCGAGCCACTTCCAAACGGTGGGAGGCGGGTCGACTGTGGATGATTTCACGAGACCAGTGGAGATGGTGAGATGGGACGATATCAGGAGGCCCACCACGGGTTTCCTGGCCAAACTTGCGGCGGCGGTACCGGGGCAAATCTTCCGCTTACCCACAGAAGCGGAATGGGAATACGCCTGCCGCGCGGGCACAACGACAGCCTATAGTTTCGGTGAAGACAATATCCCCAATGTCTCGTACTTGACCCAATACGGGTGGTTTCAGGGAATCAGCGATTCTCGAACGCATCCTGTCGGCTCCAAGTGGCCCAATCCATGGGGCCTGTATGACATGCACGGCAACGTGTGGGAGTGGAATGAAGACGACAGGCACTTGGACTACACAGGTGCTCCGATCACGGGAAATCCGTGGATCGATGTGCCAGTGCGGGGCGAGTATCGGATGTATCGCGGAGGCAGCTGGGTCGAAGGGCGCCAGGCCTCGCGATCCGCGCTTCGTGATTTTGATTCGTTGTTCGGCCGTTTCTACAATCGGGGCTTCCGCCTCGTGTGCACCGTACCTTGA
- a CDS encoding (2Fe-2S)-binding protein: MSGDTATVHFLLEDLLVQAPVGTSLQAIADASEADITFGCRNGSCGTCRIRVAKGLEHCSDMGTEERDFLLGLCVSGDERLACQVNVLGDIEVDYLGL; this comes from the coding sequence ATGAGCGGGGACACGGCCACCGTGCATTTTCTGCTGGAGGACCTGCTGGTGCAGGCGCCCGTGGGGACTTCGCTCCAAGCCATCGCCGACGCCTCGGAGGCCGACATCACCTTCGGCTGCCGCAACGGCTCCTGCGGCACCTGCCGCATCCGCGTCGCCAAGGGCCTGGAGCACTGCTCGGACATGGGCACCGAGGAACGGGATTTTCTTCTGGGCCTCTGCGTCTCCGGGGATGAACGCCTGGCCTGCCAGGTCAACGTGCTGGGCGATATCGAAGTGGACTACCTGGGGCTTTAG
- a CDS encoding SDR family oxidoreductase produces the protein MNSLPSTLPEITNPLNLSGKRILITGGSRGIGAAAVRLLSSLGASVAFTYREQEEAAEALVRSLRTEGREILALRSDQRRAEDAETTVRAVEEAWGGIDAFVGNAGVWLPTPAEAPELRLLDEVLETNLRGLILWNAAVIPALKRSGGGSIVLISSTAGQRGEAGFGAYAATKGAVISLVKSLAPELGSSGIRVNVVAPGWVDTDLSAPALRAAPSARKRIEGNFPLGHIPEAQDIAGPIAFLLSDWAASINGEVLNVNGGTVLCG, from the coding sequence ATGAACAGCCTTCCATCGACGCTCCCGGAAATCACGAACCCGCTGAACCTCAGCGGCAAGCGCATCCTCATCACCGGCGGCAGCCGGGGCATCGGCGCGGCTGCGGTGCGGTTGCTCTCGAGCCTGGGCGCCAGCGTCGCCTTCACCTACCGGGAGCAGGAAGAAGCGGCGGAAGCCCTGGTCCGGAGCCTGCGCACCGAGGGCCGGGAGATCCTGGCCCTGCGTTCGGACCAACGCCGCGCCGAAGACGCCGAAACCACGGTACGAGCGGTGGAGGAGGCCTGGGGCGGCATCGACGCCTTCGTCGGAAACGCCGGGGTCTGGCTGCCCACCCCCGCGGAGGCACCGGAACTCCGGCTCCTGGATGAAGTGCTGGAGACCAATCTGCGGGGCCTCATCCTCTGGAACGCCGCCGTCATTCCGGCGCTGAAACGCAGCGGCGGCGGCAGCATCGTGCTCATCAGCTCCACGGCCGGCCAGCGAGGCGAGGCGGGGTTTGGCGCCTACGCGGCCACCAAGGGCGCGGTCATCTCCCTGGTGAAGTCCCTGGCGCCAGAATTGGGCTCCAGCGGCATCCGGGTGAATGTCGTGGCACCGGGCTGGGTGGATACGGATCTTTCGGCCCCGGCACTGCGGGCCGCGCCGTCCGCGCGCAAACGCATCGAAGGCAACTTTCCTTTGGGCCACATCCCCGAAGCCCAGGACATCGCAGGCCCCATCGCCTTCCTGCTGAGCGACTGGGCGGCCTCCATCAATGGCGAGGTCCTGAACGTCAACGGCGGCACGGTGCTTTGTGGATAA
- the metH gene encoding methionine synthase, with product MPTITDLMRERVLLLDGGMGTQILANNPTVEDFGGKLTDGCMELLNERRPEWIRAIHANYFDAGADAVETNTFGANEVVLAEFGLAHRTREMNTIAARLAKDVARQYTVPKFVIGSVGPGTKLLSLGQIEVGALFESYRQQMLGLLEGGADAILIETCQDLGQMKTATRAAHAAMAELKVKIPIWVQATVETTGTLLVGTDIASVLTTMERLGINVLGMNCATGPDEMHAHLAHLAENSPLPISCLPNAGLPANVGGQVVYPLGPEAFADRVLHAAKEFGLNIIGGCCGTTPAHIKVLAGRLGELKARPRQGNPERSVSSLYQSVTLHQEPAPLIVGERTNANGSRKFRDLLALEDYDGLVGIARDQQREGAHMLDVCTAYVGRDEVRDMEQFLRRAITQTTLPLMIDSTEVNVIERALQLAPGKCVVNSINFEDGETKARRILDLCRDYGAAVVALTIDETGMAKTREQKVAVAGRLYGLVVGDYGFPPSDLIIDPLTFTLGSGDEEFRRSAVETLDAIRDIKKLFPGMLTMLGVSNVSFGLNPATRHVLNALMLYHAVQAGLDLAIFNSSKVLPVAKIPLEERRMVEDLIFDRRADNYDPLKAVLAAFASGREVMTAKVDTTKLSTEARLQADIIDGEKVAILAHVDDALLAFEPLHLINHVLLPAMKIVGDRFGAGEMQLPFVLESAEAMKAAIRRIEPHLPKDANTKKGRILLATVKGDVHDIGKNLVDIILTNNGFEVKNLGIKQPIEDILKALEAWPADAIGLSGLLVKSTVVMRENLILMKELEHRIPVILGGAALTRDYVTKDCRSVYGGPVLYAADAFEGLAQIRAISEGRVGELLAASESLPSASAGIKVLRKGGSAVPLTPDGQSSWVRRDAEPPTPPFWGVREAEHSMGELFGFLDEFAVMRNRWGFTQGMLSNEAFEATLRGKAAPVLARWKARLSTEDILRPKASYGYFPVCAQGDGLLLYAPDTDASVPPGQRRVIARLPFPRQAAGRRLCIADFFLPEASGKLDVLAVQVVTLGQKAAEFAAQLYKADSYRDYFYFHGLATELTEAYAERLHAQIRRELGIHRRDSENLRQLFSQGYQGSRYSYGYPACPDLEGNGPILELLEGSRIGIHMTDSFQMDPEYTTSALIAWHPQARYFSV from the coding sequence ATGCCCACGATCACCGATCTCATGCGCGAGCGCGTCCTGCTGCTGGATGGCGGCATGGGCACGCAGATCCTTGCCAACAACCCGACCGTGGAGGATTTCGGCGGCAAGCTCACGGATGGCTGCATGGAACTGCTCAACGAGCGGCGGCCCGAGTGGATCCGCGCCATCCACGCCAATTATTTCGATGCCGGCGCCGATGCGGTGGAGACCAACACCTTCGGGGCCAACGAAGTGGTGCTGGCGGAATTCGGCCTTGCCCACCGCACCCGCGAGATGAATACCATCGCCGCCCGGCTGGCGAAGGACGTCGCCCGGCAATACACCGTTCCGAAATTCGTCATTGGCTCCGTGGGGCCTGGCACCAAGCTGCTTTCCCTGGGCCAGATCGAAGTCGGCGCGCTTTTCGAAAGCTACCGGCAGCAGATGCTCGGTCTCTTGGAAGGCGGCGCGGACGCCATCCTTATCGAGACTTGCCAGGACCTGGGCCAGATGAAGACCGCCACCCGCGCCGCCCACGCTGCAATGGCGGAGCTGAAGGTCAAAATTCCCATCTGGGTCCAGGCCACGGTGGAAACCACCGGAACCCTGCTCGTGGGGACGGACATCGCCTCGGTGCTCACGACCATGGAACGCCTGGGCATCAACGTGCTGGGCATGAATTGCGCTACGGGGCCCGATGAAATGCATGCCCATCTGGCCCACCTGGCCGAGAATTCACCGTTGCCGATCTCCTGCCTTCCCAATGCGGGTCTGCCCGCCAATGTGGGCGGCCAGGTTGTCTATCCGCTGGGACCCGAGGCTTTCGCGGACCGGGTGCTCCATGCAGCCAAGGAATTCGGATTGAACATCATCGGCGGCTGCTGCGGTACGACTCCAGCTCACATCAAAGTGCTGGCTGGACGCCTGGGCGAACTCAAGGCCCGCCCCCGCCAGGGCAACCCAGAGCGCAGCGTTTCGAGCCTGTACCAGAGCGTCACGCTGCACCAGGAGCCCGCGCCCCTCATCGTCGGCGAGCGCACCAACGCCAACGGATCGAGGAAATTCCGGGATCTCCTCGCCCTCGAGGACTACGACGGCCTGGTGGGAATCGCGCGCGACCAGCAGCGCGAGGGCGCCCACATGCTGGACGTCTGCACAGCCTACGTGGGCCGTGATGAAGTCCGCGACATGGAGCAGTTCCTCAGGCGCGCCATCACGCAGACAACCCTGCCCCTGATGATCGACAGCACCGAAGTGAATGTCATCGAAAGGGCCCTGCAACTGGCGCCGGGCAAGTGCGTGGTGAACTCCATCAACTTCGAGGATGGCGAAACCAAGGCCCGCAGGATCCTGGATCTCTGCCGCGACTACGGCGCGGCGGTGGTGGCCCTCACCATCGACGAAACGGGCATGGCCAAGACCCGGGAACAGAAGGTCGCCGTGGCGGGACGGCTGTACGGCCTGGTGGTGGGCGACTACGGCTTCCCGCCCTCGGATCTCATCATCGATCCGCTGACCTTCACCCTGGGCAGCGGCGATGAGGAATTCCGCCGGAGCGCCGTGGAAACGCTGGATGCCATCCGCGACATCAAGAAGCTATTCCCTGGCATGCTCACCATGCTGGGCGTCAGCAATGTGAGTTTCGGCCTCAATCCCGCCACCCGCCATGTGCTCAACGCGCTGATGCTCTACCACGCGGTGCAGGCGGGCCTGGACCTGGCCATCTTCAATTCGTCCAAGGTGCTCCCGGTCGCCAAGATCCCCTTGGAGGAGCGGCGCATGGTGGAAGATCTCATCTTCGACCGGCGCGCCGACAATTACGATCCGCTGAAAGCTGTGCTGGCGGCATTCGCATCGGGCCGCGAGGTCATGACCGCCAAGGTGGACACGACCAAACTCAGCACCGAAGCGCGGTTGCAGGCGGACATCATCGACGGCGAGAAGGTCGCCATCCTCGCCCACGTGGATGATGCGCTGCTGGCGTTCGAGCCGCTCCACCTCATCAACCATGTGCTGCTGCCGGCCATGAAGATCGTCGGCGACCGCTTCGGCGCCGGGGAAATGCAATTGCCCTTCGTGCTGGAGAGCGCCGAGGCCATGAAGGCGGCCATCCGCCGCATCGAACCTCATCTGCCGAAGGATGCCAACACCAAGAAGGGCCGCATCCTGCTCGCCACCGTGAAGGGCGACGTCCACGACATCGGCAAAAACCTGGTGGACATCATCCTCACGAACAACGGCTTCGAGGTGAAGAACCTGGGCATCAAGCAGCCCATCGAGGACATCCTGAAGGCCCTGGAAGCCTGGCCCGCGGACGCCATCGGACTATCGGGCCTGCTCGTGAAGTCCACGGTGGTCATGCGCGAAAACCTGATCCTGATGAAGGAGCTGGAGCACAGGATCCCCGTCATCCTCGGCGGCGCCGCGCTCACCCGGGACTACGTGACCAAGGATTGCCGCAGCGTCTACGGCGGGCCCGTGCTTTACGCAGCAGACGCCTTCGAAGGCCTGGCACAGATCCGCGCCATCAGCGAAGGCCGGGTAGGCGAACTCCTCGCCGCCTCGGAATCCTTGCCTTCGGCCTCCGCTGGCATCAAGGTGCTGCGAAAAGGCGGCAGCGCCGTGCCTCTGACGCCCGATGGCCAAAGCTCCTGGGTGCGCCGGGATGCGGAGCCGCCGACCCCGCCCTTCTGGGGTGTGCGAGAAGCGGAGCATTCCATGGGAGAGCTGTTCGGCTTCCTGGACGAGTTCGCGGTGATGCGGAATCGCTGGGGTTTCACCCAGGGCATGCTCAGCAATGAAGCCTTCGAGGCCACGCTGCGGGGCAAGGCCGCGCCGGTGCTGGCCCGCTGGAAGGCGCGGTTGTCGACGGAGGATATCCTTAGGCCCAAAGCTTCCTATGGCTATTTCCCCGTCTGCGCCCAGGGCGATGGGTTGCTGCTCTACGCGCCGGACACCGATGCTTCCGTGCCGCCCGGCCAGCGCCGGGTGATCGCCCGGCTGCCCTTCCCCCGCCAGGCCGCGGGGCGCAGGCTCTGCATCGCGGATTTCTTTTTGCCTGAAGCCAGCGGCAAGCTGGACGTCCTTGCCGTGCAGGTGGTCACCCTGGGACAGAAGGCGGCGGAATTTGCCGCGCAACTCTACAAGGCCGATTCCTACCGCGATTATTTCTATTTCCACGGCCTCGCCACGGAGCTCACCGAAGCCTACGCCGAGCGGCTGCACGCGCAGATCCGGCGGGAGCTGGGCATCCATCGCCGGGACTCGGAAAACCTTCGCCAGCTCTTCAGCCAGGGCTACCAGGGTTCGCGCTATTCCTACGGCTACCCGGCCTGCCCGGACCTGGAGGGCAACGGCCCCATCCTGGAACTGTTGGAGGGTTCGCGTATCGGCATCCACATGACCGACAGCTTCCAGATGGACCCGGAGTACACCACCTCGGCCCTGATCGCATGGCACCCGCAGGCGAGGTACTTTTCGGTGTAG
- a CDS encoding aspartate kinase, which produces MGLKVLKFGGTSVGSAEALLRVASIVRSEIPDGGLVVVSALCGTTDRILHALRLAADGDLPEAKSTIHPLRIHHESVARDLGLLPGIEATWTPLFGRLWGLLEGVGALCEARPRTRDAALAIGESLSARLAEAALRASGLKASFAEARDVIKTDGRHGRAAPRPGAIRTAAAAWKSRLQQGELLVTQGFIGTGPDGSTTTLGRGGSDTSASLFGEALEASEVQIWTDVDGVLSADPSLVANARRIPRMSIAEAQALSSFGAKVLHAGCLAPMARARIPLVVANTHRAEGPDAARTTITVDAPWREPGSVLSVAYKEDLAMIRLPPEEDLARTLQLESELREAGSTRFALLAGPEGTVLVVRPEGPRCDAILANLGEDGFSVERDWALVALVGEGLRATPDAALRLLAPFQLDRIGGVFSGASPISLAFLVPQERLLDLVPRLHHLWIEHFELCKESA; this is translated from the coding sequence ATGGGCCTGAAGGTATTGAAATTCGGCGGGACGAGCGTGGGCAGCGCCGAAGCCCTGTTGCGCGTCGCTTCCATCGTCCGTTCTGAAATCCCCGATGGCGGCCTGGTGGTGGTGTCGGCGCTTTGCGGCACCACCGACCGCATCCTGCATGCCCTCCGCCTTGCGGCTGATGGCGACCTGCCCGAGGCCAAATCCACCATCCATCCGCTGCGGATCCATCACGAGAGCGTGGCCCGCGACCTGGGCCTGCTCCCGGGTATCGAAGCAACCTGGACGCCTCTATTTGGCCGGCTATGGGGTCTGCTGGAAGGTGTGGGCGCATTGTGCGAAGCGCGGCCCAGGACCAGGGATGCAGCCCTGGCCATCGGTGAATCCCTGTCGGCGCGCCTGGCCGAGGCGGCGTTGCGCGCGTCGGGGCTGAAGGCCTCCTTCGCCGAGGCAAGAGACGTGATCAAGACCGACGGCCGGCATGGCCGCGCGGCGCCGCGACCTGGCGCTATCCGGACCGCGGCTGCCGCCTGGAAATCCCGCCTCCAGCAAGGCGAACTGCTCGTCACCCAGGGCTTCATCGGCACCGGCCCGGACGGCTCCACCACCACGCTGGGGCGCGGCGGTTCGGACACCTCGGCGAGCCTGTTCGGCGAGGCCCTGGAGGCCTCGGAGGTCCAGATCTGGACCGATGTGGACGGCGTGCTCAGCGCCGATCCCAGCCTCGTTGCCAACGCCCGCCGGATTCCGCGCATGAGCATCGCCGAGGCCCAGGCGTTGTCGAGCTTCGGCGCCAAGGTGCTCCATGCTGGTTGCCTAGCGCCCATGGCCCGGGCCCGCATTCCCCTGGTGGTCGCCAATACGCATCGCGCTGAAGGTCCGGATGCTGCACGGACGACCATCACCGTGGACGCACCCTGGCGGGAACCGGGGTCGGTGCTTTCGGTGGCCTACAAGGAAGACCTGGCGATGATCCGCCTGCCGCCCGAGGAAGACCTGGCGCGGACCCTCCAACTGGAATCGGAGTTGCGCGAAGCAGGCTCCACCCGGTTCGCCTTGCTCGCGGGACCAGAGGGCACCGTCCTGGTGGTGCGGCCGGAGGGCCCGCGCTGCGACGCCATCCTGGCCAACCTGGGCGAGGATGGCTTCAGCGTGGAACGGGACTGGGCGCTGGTCGCCCTGGTGGGCGAAGGCTTGCGGGCCACGCCGGACGCGGCCCTGCGCCTTCTCGCGCCCTTCCAGCTCGACCGCATCGGCGGCGTCTTCAGCGGTGCCTCGCCCATCTCGCTGGCTTTCCTGGTTCCGCAGGAACGACTGCTGGACCTAGTCCCCCGGCTGCACCATCTTTGGATCGAACATTTCGAACTATGCAAGGAGTCCGCATGA
- a CDS encoding VOC family protein: MTKVTPFLMFNDQLEAAIAFYTATFPDSEVRRISRSGQDGPITSAEFVVGGQTFMGYNGGPYFTFSQGFSLFVDCEDQAEVDRYWDKLVSAEATPSQCGWITDPFGVTWQIVPRRFMELIADPNPRKVQGVMAAMMKMVKLDVATLERAYEEA, encoded by the coding sequence ATGACCAAAGTGACCCCGTTCCTGATGTTCAACGACCAGCTCGAAGCTGCGATCGCGTTCTACACCGCGACCTTCCCGGATTCAGAGGTTCGGCGCATCTCGCGTTCAGGCCAGGACGGCCCCATCACGTCCGCCGAGTTCGTGGTCGGCGGCCAGACCTTCATGGGCTACAACGGCGGCCCGTACTTCACGTTTTCGCAAGGCTTTTCGCTCTTCGTGGATTGCGAGGACCAGGCCGAGGTCGACCGATACTGGGACAAGCTGGTCAGCGCGGAAGCGACGCCCTCCCAGTGCGGCTGGATCACCGATCCTTTCGGCGTCACCTGGCAGATCGTCCCCCGGCGCTTCATGGAGCTGATCGCTGACCCGAACCCCAGGAAGGTTCAAGGGGTCATGGCGGCGATGATGAAGATGGTGAAGCTGGACGTAGCCACGCTGGAGAGGGCCTACGAGGAGGCCTAG